A window of Candidatus Dormiibacterota bacterium genomic DNA:
CATCCCGCCTGCCACTACTACAAGCTGGTGGCCGAGGACGCCATCTACGACCCCGAGATCTACGGCGGCCAGCGCACCGCGATCATGTCCTCGCTGCTCGAGACGATGGGCGCGAAGGTCGCGGACTACTCGACCTGGTTCGACTGCTGCGGATTCGGCTTCCGCCACGTGCTGGTGCAGCGCGACTTCACCCGCTCCTTCGCGACCCTGCGGAAGATCGAGCGGATGAAGGAGGAGGCCAACCCCGACGTCACCATCACCCACGACACCGGCTGCGTCACCACCCTCGACAAGAGCCAGTTCGCCGCCAAGGCCCACGGCCGCAACGTGGGCATCCCGGTGATGTCGGAGGCGCAGTTCGCCGCCCTGGCGATGGGCGCCCACCCCTACCGGGTCTGCCAGCTGCACTGGCACAGCACCGACTACCGGCCGCTGCTGGAGAAGATGGGCATCGACTGGGAGAAGGCCTGGGTGGAGTTCGAGAGCGACCTCGAGCGGCTGCGCAGCGGGAAGGCCGAGTTCCTGACCTGGGACGACGCCAATGCCAAGTGACACCGTCGTCGTCATCGGGGGCGGCCCGGCCGGGCTCACCGCCGCCCGTGCCGCGGGCGAGCTCGGCGCCTCGGTGATCCTGGTCGAGGCCCGCGAACGCCTGGGTGGCACCCCGATCAGCTCCAACTACGCGGCGCTGACCCCCGACTTCCGGCCCGCCGAGGAGGCGATGGCGGAGATGGTCGCCGCGGTCGAGGCGCTGCCC
This region includes:
- a CDS encoding heterodisulfide reductase-related iron-sulfur binding cluster, whose amino-acid sequence is HPACHYYKLVAEDAIYDPEIYGGQRTAIMSSLLETMGAKVADYSTWFDCCGFGFRHVLVQRDFTRSFATLRKIERMKEEANPDVTITHDTGCVTTLDKSQFAAKAHGRNVGIPVMSEAQFAALAMGAHPYRVCQLHWHSTDYRPLLEKMGIDWEKAWVEFESDLERLRSGKAEFLTWDDANAK